Within Zonotrichia albicollis isolate bZonAlb1 chromosome 18, bZonAlb1.hap1, whole genome shotgun sequence, the genomic segment ACTCTAAGTTGTTTCCACTCCAGTAGTTCTTACAAAGTACAGCAATAACTTCATTTCTTATCATTGTTTCCTTTATATCAGATTTCAGATACAGCTGCATACTTTCAGggctttaaaattattttttaaatgtgttttgttACAAAAATCCCAGTGTTCCTTAGCGTGCCCTACTTCAAGAGGCTGTAGGTGTTAAGGGCGATATATTTGTTCATCCAGATCTACCATGTTAGTCAGTCCTTTAACTGCAGGAGGCAGAACACAAACTCCCCAGCGCTGTTATGGCAGAATGTGGATCATAatgtaaagtaaaataaaatatttattcaacATTGTAAATAGCATAATAGAGGGAGGACAGCTATAATTTTTAGTTATCTCATTTCTGTTCTGTGGCTTAAAAAATAagagttttaaatagaaaaactgaaggattGTTTTCATGTTGGATAAAAAGATTGCtatattaataattttactCAAGTTCATGTTTAACTTCATTTTAGATAGTGAAGTTTAAAAAAGGTAGCAAGTTGTAGTTTATTTTATAGAGAGAACAGACATCTTCATCTTTCTGAAAATTGATAAAGcccaagaattttttttgttgacAAGATACTTTCTATGCATATTTATGTATATGTGTCTGTTAGTAACTAAAAGTGATGGGTCTAGTTGAGTAGCACTTTGCTGAAAATTCAGCAGTCGAGGAGGGGCAAAGCTGAGTGTGTGAAATAACCTTTTCTTATTGCTGGTTGGGAGCACACAGGCAGCAAGAGGAGCGTTTCCAGAGGCTGGTGCTGAAGAAGGACGGGTGCCCGGCACACGAGGGGCTGTGACAGTCCCACAggcaggccctgctctgctgccatggaggttcccagtgctgcaagcagggccagcccccagcaggagcagcaggagcagcagtgcagggcctGCCTGGGCCGAGGTGGGAGGGTGCCCTTTGTCCAGGCACAGCCCTTACCAGCAGGCTCTGCTGAGACAGACCCCCTGCTCCCTTCTTGTGCACAAATCCAATATTCATCTGAGCAGCATGTGAAAATGGCAAATAGGTCATTGAGTGGGAATGTCAACTCCCTGGGTTAGCCCCTGCTGTCCCTCGCCTCTGTTCCATCCCCTTCACCTGTCTGGCTGTAGCATCATCAATAAATGTGGGCTCATTGGTCTCTGTGCTCATTTTGAAGTGATGTACAAAATATCTTCCTCTAAACCAGGATGTCCAGCAGTGTGATAATAGGTGTTAGTCTATCTCCACATGAGCAGTGAATGATTTTGGTTTAATAATGTTTTGTCATTGTCCACCAGCTCATTTCTCCTGCTGATGTTAAAGACTATGGTGCTATAAATAGGAACAATAATTTATTTACTACTAGATGTTAGAGGCATGACAAAATATTGCTGAAACGGATGTTTTCAGAGTATTGGAGCTTCTGCAAGCTGTTCGTTTGAGTGGTTTTAAATAATCATTGAATAAAGGCTTTTCTTTGGACTGTGATTTCTTCCCTGCTATTGGGGGAGCATGTTTGTTCTCATTTTAGTCCAAGGAAACCTTTGGTTtgtatttaaaatgttaaaatatgtTGCTGCTCATTGGTTTTAATTACTTGATTGAGAGAGATAGGTTTAAAATCAGTGTTATTTAAAAACAGTGCTGGACTGACTGAAAACTGTTAAATGTCATGGCCTGTCGGTGAACAGAATGGTGGCTGTGTCCAGAAAGGCTGAAAAGATGCCAGGGAGCGGTGGCTGTGTGTAATCCGATCTGTGCCCGGAGGGAGGGCACAAAGGGGCAGCAGATCGCCTTTCTGTGGAGCAGAGGTGTGCAGCTCGGGAAGAGCCCATCTGCCAGGAGAAGCCGTGGGAATGATGTCAGAACCAGCAGGTTCCCTTTGTACACAAGTGTGTCTGCTTGTTtccttcccagccccaggaaaGCTTGGTTTGAGCTGAGTGGCTTTATTGTCTCACTTTGAGATACCTGGGTTATGTAAGGAGGGTATAAAGCGCCTCTCTTTGGGGTCCTTTGTCTTGGCATCCTAttaaacaccaaaaaaatctTGCTTAGGAAAGATTGGAGATAGGTCATCACCAGTACCAGATTTCCTTCATCAGCAGCTCTCAAAACCTTTAGCAAAGTGGGGACCAATTTTTGTGCTGCTGTTCTAAAATAATCAAAATCGATGCCTTATGAAACAGAATGCATTAGAGAAGAGCATCTCCTCAGCCTGTTACATTTGCCTGGAAATAGTTGTGCAGTTCTGTGGAGTTGCTTTGCAATAGCTGCTCTCTGTAAATGATCTCTCAAGACAGATTTAGCTTCTTTTAAGGCTTCAGTGCCTTCTGCCATGTTTCAGAAATACCCTGGTAACCTCTGAAAATCATCATTTCTGTGGGAGCTCATGCTCAAGTGAGTGCCTGGAGCTGGCgctgctgcaggaagcagtTCTGCTGTACCACCCCCTGACCTGCTTACAGattccattttttatttttatttttttcaccttCCCCAGGCATCTACAGTGCTGCACAGTGGGCCTGCCACCTGAAAACAGCCAGTGGGAAAATGGGTTTGTTTTGAGCTGCACCAGTTCCCTGACCTGGGTCACTGAATGACCAGGAAGGTGATGCTGGAGCGTTTCAGGAATGCAGCACTGAATTCTTGCTCAGTGTTTGTGAGTGGGATGGGTGAGACAAAGTcatggctgggctggctggtgAAATGGTCTCATGTCTGTGTGGTGATGGGTTTTTGTCGAGTTTGGGAGCAGGAAAAGGCCCGGCCAAGTTGGTTATGTGAAACCAGCTTAGTAGTTCTTTTGGTTTGTGTTTCAGCAGGCCTCAGAAAGGGCAAATTTTTATATTGCACAAATACATTTTCTTCAATTTCTGGTGCAATTCTCACATTCTTGATCATAGAGGACAGTAAATTAAGAGAGGGCATGGAGTGTTCATAAGTGAGTATGAGATCTGTGAAAAAAGCCCATGACTATTCTGTAGTATAGTGTTATTCCTAAGCATGAATTTGGAGTTATTCTTAACAGATTCTTGTACCAAAACCACCCACAGCCCACCTTACTAACTTAAGTCCTGATTCAGCTTTATCTGAAGCAGGAGAACTTTCTTAATGAATGGAAAAAATAGAATGAGGCTCAGGTTTATGTGTAACACTGATATTGTGTTAGTCTGGGAGAATTGaatattaattttcttgtcATTCTTCTGACAAAAGAAGTTGGTTTACTAGATAGACTAATGTGTCTTTGCAGTTTTGTGACTGCCTGGTTGTGATTGGGCTGCAGTTTGCATTCTGTGGCTTTGCTGGAGGTGatattaaaataacaaattgTTTTATCCTCAGAATGAAAGGCTGAATAAAAGAGAAGAGCCATTCTTTAGGAGTGTGGGATAGAGAGCAGAAGAGAAGCAACCTGTTCCTCTACCTGAGATGTAATCTTGCTTGTGAGAGCTTTTATTGTCACTTCATCTTTGTTAAAGGGGTTCTTTTGAAGTAGTCAGTGTCATTTAGGTAATGCTTTCTTTGTCTCCCTAAAGTGAATTAGGCTCAAATTGGGTAATTTTCAAGGCTTCCTGCCAGAGTAGACTGTTCCTGACAGCTGTACAGCCATAGCTTTGCACACCCTGATATTGGTCATAATAACTGTCTGTATGAAATGCCACTGCAGGAGCATTTGATTTGGTGCTCTAATAGTCTCTGTCACAGAAGTGATTTTAACATCTGATTCCTTTTAATCTCTTCCCTTGTGACAGCTCTGGGGTTGGCTGGTCTCAAGCACAGAGAAAACTCATGTGAACTGTTCCTGTCAGTGCTCCTGAGCCCAGGTGGACAGTCAGACACCTGGGCAGTCAGTGAGTTCTGTGCAGAAgaagcagctgcttcctttggaGCATCCAGAATTGAATCATTGCTACCTGAGTGGTGTCCACACAATGATTCTTCCCTGCCATACCAGCTGCTGTAGGAGTAACAAAAAATCATCTCCTTACTAAAATGCTGAAATGTGTACTTGCAGGACATTCAGAGGTTAACTGTAAAGAGTTTACACAGCCTCTGATCAGAAAATGATGGGAAAGTCAGGCAGAGAAACCACTGAGTAAAATAGCATCAAAAGCAGTAGAAAtggaaaaggagctgagaaagcgAAATCATGTCCTTCCTCTGGGAGGACAGTGGCTCAGTTCCTTCTTCCCCTCCATTGTCTCTGGGAAAGAACTGCTAATTCTGCTTGGTTTAAAACACAAAATGAAAAGATGAGAACAATTAGTGGGTCACCAGTGATGTGTAAGCATTGTTATATTGTAATGCAGAAGGCTGAGGATAGAGGTGCTGCTGCAAGAGTGTCACTGATAAGGGAGCACTGGAGAAGGGAGGGATGGCCCGGGGTGGATGTGCAGGCTGAGGGGATTGTCTGAAAAGCTTGACTTCAGCAGCACTGGACCAGTTGAACTGGCTTAGTCTGGTGCACAGATGAATGAGGGGTGAGCAGAAATTTGAAACTGGAACGGTTTGTCCAGTTTGTCACTGAGCTGTGTTAGTGCTGGATCTGCTTCAGGAGAGGTGTAGTGGTGTGGTGGAATCAGTTTGTGGGGGATTTAAAACAAATGTTCAAGCAGAAGGAGAGCAGAGCCCTTGAGATGGCTGTGGAGGCTGCAGGGTCTCCTTTGTTGTGTCCTTTGACAGGAGCTGAGCAGACACTTCGGGGATGGCATGATGTCTGGGAGATGGAGAGCTGATCTagcaaacaacaacaaagtGACTGTCAGTAATTTCAGCATTAGAGCTGTGTTTAGATAAGTTTGGTCAGTTCAGTGACAATCTTTAAAATGGGGTCTGGCTAAAACTTTGGAGGTTCTTACAAGAGGTATCTATTGTCCTTACTTAGTTCTTGAAATTGTATTTTGTATAGCAAACAAATGACGTTTTGGCAGCTTTTGTTACATTTTGATGGAGCACTGGCCAGTGAGCAGCCGAGAGGAAATGTCTGCCCATACAGATTTCAAGGCTATGAGTTGGCAGGGAGCTACAGCAGCTTCTCAGGTGATGGTCACCCCATCCACGTAGAAGGAGGTTATTGTGTTCTGCTGAGTGGATACCAAACAGGAATGAAAATGTTAAATCACTGTTGTTTGGGCTTCGTTCCATCCTTTGGACTTGTGTCTAAGGTCAGAGATTAGCATCTCCCTCCTCCTGTcttgcagcagggcacagagatGCATCTGATACGCAGCCAGATGCTTGTTGCCTTGAAACATTTTGAACTCTCTCCAAATGCTTAAGATCCAAAAAGGCCTGGagcctgcccatcctctgcaaGGCAAGATGTGGCTGTTAAAATGCTAGTGACTGTTTATGGTGAATATGTCACTAAGTTGCATTTTGAAAGCtcctgtttaatattttttccttttccatataagattttgtgtgtgtgtatattccCTTTGAAGAGAACATGCATTTATAAAAAGACAACAGTTCCTTTTGAAGGTGAGCTTGCAGGAATGATAATTGAAGTTACCTTCTCTGCTTTACTGGAAGATGAGGGCTTAGGTAGGTGCAGTCATGATTAAAGTGTTGTACTTAACATTCCCAAGGGAATTCTGTTTGACTCATTCCATTTGCTCCTTCTTGGCTTTATTCAAGAGAAATTGTGAATCCATCGTTTGGAGGAGTTGAAGCTCAATCTCCGAGCTATGTATAGCTATATATAACATTTGGTGTTGTGGTGGTCCTGAGAAGTGAGGAATTGTGGATGTTTGAAGGGTGGAATGTATTGCACAATCCACACAAAGCCTCTGTCACTGAAGGTTGGACATTTGGTGTTCAGGGCCAGTCCCGCTGCCAAAGAGGAGAGGTGTCACCCTCACCATCGCCCCTGGACACTGCAGTGTCCCTTCATGTTCTGCCATCCTTCCCAAATGCTGTGCACCTTCCCAGGGGACTTGGCCAAGCTCTGCATTGCACACTTCTGTCTGGGTAAGAACATTGCaaactttttgttgttgttgtttggagacaaaggggaagggggaaaaccATAGTGACAGAActttgtgctgtgtgtgcactCACAGCGTtcttcccagcactgctgtcatTTATCTGACAGACTCCAGCCAGAGCTTGGTAGATTAGGGAGCTTGTCCCACCAATTTCCATGGTGGGAGGTGGAGATTGTTCTTCTGGCTGTAAAGGGCATCATTGGCTTGTACATTTGCTGTTTCTCTTGTGGTTTTtgcagggaaggaagggggaCATCAGACAcccaggctgctctgagggggagaagcacagagaggctgcagagggTTGTGGGAAACTCCCTagtgcagaggggctgcagctaAAACCCATCGTGGGTTGATTTAATTGATCTCACTGATTAACttagtgctgctgcagggaagaTGATGCTCTGGTGCTGGTAGTTCTTATTTCCTTCCTAAGCCTGTAACACTCGTTTGCCTCTGATtatatttgttttcttcagaGCAGGTAATCCTGGTGTGATCTTTCAGATGCAGAAGATCAAAGTAAAAAAGCAATTGAGGAGATAAATAGTGAGAGCCTTGTTCTGGTTTTTCTGAACATGTTTATTTGCAAGGACTGAGCTATGAACAGTTACTGTCTGTTGCTGgtgatgaaatattttcctattCAGGCAGGAATTTTCCTGTTCAGGTTACACTTAGAGGTGTAAAGCCACCATTAATACCCATTGTAAGAACAGAAGCTCTGGGCTATTGTGTGGAGGCTTTTCTTTCACCTACTTCTATGACAGCTTAGGGTTTCTTTTGGGAAATCCATTCCTCGATtaaggatcccctctgagcctcagtgtcctgcacAGTCAGAGCTCCAGCTGAGGCTTTATCCTGCTGCCATGCTCGGTCAATCAGAGCAGGATGAGCACTGAAGGAATGGGATGATTCAGTAAAGCTGCTGTCTGTCTGATATCAGCTTTGCAAGCCAGAGGATGTCACTTTGAAAATGTATCACAGCTTAAATATCCTCACTCCTCAGAATTAATTGCTGTGACTGTGTAGTGCCCCTTCCAGCAGCCCCCCAGCACTGTGGCTGTGAGGGACCACTAGTGTGGCAATGATGAGGTGTTGCAAAATTTGTTTAGCCACCCTAGAAATCTCTTTTTAGCATGTGTTTGGTCCATaatttttgcttgtttggtAACGATGGCATGACCCATTCACTTGATAAAGCACAGTTGGCACCACTACCCACATTCCTGAGCACTGAACTTAATCCTTGATCCCTGTTACAAGGTAACCAGGCTGTTTGGCTCCTGCACAGAAGTGGATTTCTTAACACCATTCACAcctccattttatttttttcacaactaaatatttatttctgtaggGATAAGTCAGTAGAAGACGAAGTCAGTTCAGGTCACTGATGAAATCAGGAGGGCTCTGTGTATGTGTTTCTACACCACATCCCCAGGTGCTTTAGTGTGTCACCAAGATGCAGGAACACTAAGTCTGGTGTTCTTTTGGGGAATAAAAGTATAAAATTAAACTCAGGGCTGTGATATGTTTAGGAATAACAAAAGTGTGTCACTTGCTCTGAGCTTATGTTCTACCAATTTTAAActggcagaaaaaaattcttgcaTGAAGACTCCGTACCAAAGAGTGCCAATGGATAACACTGCCATGCCAAGGCAAACCCATCAGGGTCCATCTTGGCCACCGTGGGTGGTGCCATAATTGCAGGCATGGTTGCAGTGCCACTGCAGGTGGTTGTCCAGGCAACAGGAGTTCTGACTCTTCCCTTATCCTTGTAACCTGATTACTGGAATGGTTTCTGCACATACAACAGAATGTAGCCTTTCCTACTAGCAGCACAGGGGTCTTCAAGGATGTCTGTCAGCATCATTCTGTTACCTGTGTTTATCTTTGGGTGTGAGCACTGCTGTAGCCAAGGCTTTCTTTTACATGGCTGTTCTGTAAGGGAAGCCCAGTGGTGGAACAGGTTTCCATGTACTCCTAACCTGAGCaagaaaaatctgtttgttttctctttgaGTGAAGCATTGTCCTTGTCTTGCTCTCTGTGATTGGGCCTGGTGTTGAGGAAACCCAAGAGCAGCCAGAGCTTCCCTTGTGCCAGTGCCCACATCTCAGTTTGGGCACCAATGGCAGTGCcacctgcctggctgtgctcagacTCCTGCTTTGCCTTTTCCCTTAGAGCTGCTGCATTTTAGTGCTTTCTCCCTTGTTCTTGCCAAGGATTTTACCAATCCCTCTGTCCTGGGGGTAAGGGAAACCCTCAGCAAGATGGGCACAGTAGCCCATTCCTGAGAACTCTGCTTTTAACTTGTAACAGGATTAATGACTTAGACTGTCTGAAGGTAATCCTTTAAATGTGTTACCTCCAAACAAATGGGTTCCCTGCTCCAGACTACAGTATAATTAGGCTGTTGATGAACTTGGAGCACTTGTAATCGAAATAGTCCTAAAGCAGAAAATCCTTTTGTGGCATTTGATGGTCACACATCAATCAATGCATCAACAATAGAATTCAGCCATCCCTGCTGATCCTGGCTGTGCAAGGTAACTCACCCTGACAATTCCACgtctgttccctggcagggtgaaGATGGCCACCTCCACCCTGGAGaaccagctgcagagtgcccagaagaacctgctgttcctgcagcgGGAGCACACCAACACGCTGAAGGGGCTGCACGCGGAGCTGCGCCGCCTGCAGCAGCGCTGCACAGGTACCCTGCCCGCAGGGGCTGCACATGTGCCTCAGGGCAAACTGACTGCTCAAAGACAAgcttttttcatttgttctttAAAAAGCTGATGGTTCAGTTGTTTTACGTATTTGCTAATTTGCAGTGAATCTCCTGTTCTTGCTTTGGGCAGTGGGAAGAGTTAAATCTGTATTTATTGAAAGTTGTCATTGTAAATCTGCAGGTGATGTATGGGCTCCATGATGATGTtctaacaaaaacaaacaattttttttttctcagatttaACCTATGAGCTGACTGTAAAGAGTTCAGATTCATCAGGTAAGGAAtacatggctttttttttaatgttcatgTTCAATTTACTAATTTTTTTCaatgtttgtattttcttttctactCTCCAGACTTATTTATTTGTGAAGTAAACATCAAAAATTCTTTCCCAAGGTCACACAGGAAATCTGTGAAAGAGCCAGGAATAGCAGCTGGAACTGCTGACTCCACTAGACAGTTCCTTGCTTGCTATATGGGAACAAAGGACACAAATTTTAGGGGCAGAAGAGTGAGACTATTTTTAAAACTTAGCTGAGCTGGTGCTGTAATTAACCACAAagcttttatttatatatatatatattatatatatatatatataaaaatttataatatattatatataatatattatatatataatcttTGTATACACTAGGTCCtagttattttttatatattttatatatatctttatatattttatatataaataatataacatctttaatatatatataattattaatatatatattattaatatattatattaataatatatactattatatataatatatattatatataatatatatattatatattatataataatattatatctttaatataatatcttaatatctataaataatataatatctttatatattttatatatatgataatatatatacatatattatcATATATGTATTATGATAACAACAGGtaaagagcagtaataaaataattCCCTGAGGTTAACCCTCTGGATCAGGGATGGTGTGGGATGACCAAAGTTCATCTTTTGGATTCCTCTCAGGGATGGCAAGAGGAGCCCTAGTGTACTGTTTTACATAATGGCTGTTGTTAATTTGAAACACTTCTGCTTCTGCTGTTCTTCTAGAAAGTGGTGGTTCAAGAAGTGATGAACTCAAAAGTAAGTGCAAAGATCTTGAAGCTCAACTGAAAATCAAAGAAGCTGAAAACACTGAATTGTTGAAAGAACTTGAACAAAAGAACGCGATGATAATGGTGCTGGAAAACACGattaaagagagagaaaagaagtaTTTGGAGgagttaaaaatgaaaagccATAAGCTCAATATGTTGTCCAGCGAACTGGAGCAGAGAGCGAGCACCATTGCCTACCTGACCTCTCAGCTGCACGCGGCCAAGAAGAAGCTGATGAGCACCAGCGGGACTTCGGAGGGGACCCCCTCTGGCAGCCCCGTGCTGTCCAGCTACAAACCGTCCCCTCCCAAGGACAAACTGCCCGAGACGCCGCGGCGCAGGATGAAGAAGAGCCTGTCCACGCCGCTGAACCCCGAGTTCGAAGAGGCCTACAGAATAGGGGCAGAGAGCCGCAAGCTGGTGCTGCGAGAGCCCGTGGATGCCATGCCCGATCCCACGCCCTTCCTGCTGGCCAGGGAAACAGCAGAGGTGCATCTGATCaaggagaggcccttggtgatCCCACCGATCCCCTCGGATCGCGCGCCCGGCGAGTCGCACAGCCCCGCCCGCGAGAAGCCGCACAAGGCGCACGTGGGGGTCGCCCATCGCATCCACCACGCCGCGCCCGCGCAGCCCCCGCAGGAGGTGGAGACCCTGGCGGTGGATCAGGTCCATGGAAGCAAAGTGGTCAGAAAGCACTCGGGGACAGACAGAACTGTCTGAGAGCACCACGGAAGCGCTGTTCTGTGCTGGTTATGCACTGTGAGCCTGTAGGGTAAATAGCACCTGCGGTGAAGTTTCTTTTGATGCCCCATGCATGCCAAACTCCTCCCGGGTACATCATTAATACATTTTGCTCTAACGAAACCTCCTAGGACTGTGTTCATATGGCAAGGTATATAAGCACTCCATGCTGTGGCCAAATCAGGGGGACCTGACCGCTTGCTTCCAAGTGCTGCTCCATTTAGTGTAACTGCACGTGTGGGCAAAGGCACGGGCTGCGTTAGTGAGCGCTCTTAGAGAGACCCCCCCTCCCTCACACTGCAGCCACACCTGTTGGCTGCTAACGTTTGacctggcaggggctctcctgTCTCCCCTGTGGGTGTGAGCACTCCAGAGCCATCActcacctctgccacagcagcactgacagtTGGGCATGTGTACGTTCACTTTAATGACCTAAGGACgtccccagagccccagcaAGCACTACTTGATTAATCCTAAATACTTTGGTTTGTGGCTTTAAGTAAAATATGGGTGGGGGAAGCACCATTTAAAGGGTTAACAACCCTTCATAGAAAGAGTATGAACACTGGGTTGTTTGTGGGGAtcgttttgggtttttttaatcaaataGCTTCACGATACATTTTATGCTAGTCAGTACACTGCACTTGTAGCACCTTCCATACTGGCTCAGAGCTCCTTTTCAGGGAGGAAATGTAACTGGCTATCCAATATGGAAATGGTTCTTTATGCTCTAacctgcacttttttttttgtaaagggattatttttgtttcctaAAATCCTTAGTCTTGTTCTGGGCATCATCAGAcagtgctggctgctgccagcctaGAAACCTGAGCTGCCCCTCTAAAATGTGAGTATTTAGTTGTAAGTGATGTAACTGATCCATACAGGAGAACCTGGCATCCTTGATTTCTGTCCTTGTGGATTGGGATGGACTTGCCTTGCACTTGACCAGATTCCCCTACTCCTTTCTAGTAAGTAGCAGGTAGACCCAACAGCTGTTAGACTACttgattcattttttttttgttttttctaggAAAGAAAGGCATACTAGGAGCTGGGAGGGTATATAGTTTTTGGATAGGAGCACTAGTTTGTCCATTTTTCTTACATTCTGTTCACCTCTGCTTCACTCTTGTCTGCAGCCTCTGAGTAGGACCAGCAAGAAACACTGGCTCCCAAATGCTGCTAAGCTTATGATGTGCCTTTAAAATTTTGGAACGTGTATTCTCTGTGACAGCTGATGAAGGATCCCTGCCTGCCCCGTCCCCTCCCCTGCCAGCTGTAGTTTCCCCTTGtaagcttttcctgcagctgtgttggtgtgtgtccctgcagagccttGGCCCACTGTCAGCGTCcggccaggctggcagagctgctgccccgcTCGATTCCCGCAGCATGAccctcccagcagggctgatcCCGGGCAGGCTCCGCCCTCTGCACCCTCTGGCACTCGCTGGCCCACAGCCCTGGCCCGCCCCAGCCCCGCGCCTGCCGGCTCTGTGGAAGGATTTGTTTCACAAGTGGTGGGGAGGGATCAGAAAGGGGTTGGTTAAAGCAAGGTTGTTACTCTGAGGTTTACTGGTTTATGTGTGTTGCGTTAACCAGCAGCTGGTTTGGTTACTTTGGTTGTTGGCACCATATTTTTATGGTCATGTGTTGTATGAGTGACCTACCCTGCCACTTGTTGGAGGCTGGTGGGAGGCACCGCTTCCAGGCAGTGCAGAAGTGATGCTTTGGGCAATTAAAGACATTTCTTACAACCACCCAGGCAAACCTTAGTCTTTGTGTGTGTGGGACCAATTTACTCTCTCTTTGCAGCCGCAGCCTGGCTTGGAACcattccaaaaggaaaaacaaattacaaaaaaaacaCTATTCCTCAAACACATTTATTGGGAGTATAATACAACCAAACTAATACTAACTCAAGTC encodes:
- the CCDC92 gene encoding coiled-coil domain-containing protein 92 isoform X2, producing MFEGWNVLHNPHKASVTEGWTFGVQGQSRCQRGEVSPSPSPLDTAVSLHVLPSFPNAVHLPRGLGQALHCTLLSGVKMATSTLENQLQSAQKNLLFLQREHTNTLKGLHAELRRLQQRCTDLTYELTVKSSDSSESGGSRSDELKSKCKDLEAQLKIKEAENTELLKELEQKNAMIMVLENTIKEREKKYLEELKMKSHKLNMLSSELEQRASTIAYLTSQLHAAKKKLMSTSGTSEGTPSGSPVLSSYKPSPPKDKLPETPRRRMKKSLSTPLNPEFEEAYRIGAESRKLVLREPVDAMPDPTPFLLARETAEVHLIKERPLVIPPIPSDRAPGESHSPAREKPHKAHVGVAHRIHHAAPAQPPQEVETLAVDQVHGSKVVRKHSGTDRTV
- the CCDC92 gene encoding coiled-coil domain-containing protein 92 isoform X1, with the translated sequence MATSTLENQLQSAQKNLLFLQREHTNTLKGLHAELRRLQQRCTDLTYELTVKSSDSSESGGSRSDELKSKCKDLEAQLKIKEAENTELLKELEQKNAMIMVLENTIKEREKKYLEELKMKSHKLNMLSSELEQRASTIAYLTSQLHAAKKKLMSTSGTSEGTPSGSPVLSSYKPSPPKDKLPETPRRRMKKSLSTPLNPEFEEAYRIGAESRKLVLREPVDAMPDPTPFLLARETAEVHLIKERPLVIPPIPSDRAPGESHSPAREKPHKAHVGVAHRIHHAAPAQPPQEVETLAVDQVHGSKVVRKHSGTDRTV